One genomic window of Streptomonospora nanhaiensis includes the following:
- a CDS encoding methyltransferase domain-containing protein, with product MTSRYPGAPIARVLTAKGAIQDPAWHRAVLAVPRDRFVPEVVWAQDDDGWYTPIPVTDPDPQRWLTEDVSIVTQVDDGHPTGTDGRGFTPSSSISQPSLVVGMLEAMGARDGDTVLEIGTGTGYNTALLCERLGDENVTTIEIDPDVAEAARARLHQLGYKPRLVVGDGAHPPEGPYDRLIATVAVTRIPPAWVRAVAPGGMVVVPWAPGAGFAESVLLRLEGGDGQAAGRIVGDAAFMLARSDRPPVDEWRTWVDEDDPDATSEFIALNPRVVADRNPGWSVVLGWAVPGLGYASYEAAPDNHPAAGEATIYVFDRDRSWAVAEYKLPGGMYETRRAGPRDLWAEITAARGAWCQAGRPGRDRLGLTVTATGEHTLWVDTPAHPLACTP from the coding sequence GTGACCTCCCGCTACCCCGGCGCGCCGATCGCGCGCGTGCTCACCGCCAAGGGCGCGATCCAGGACCCGGCCTGGCACCGCGCCGTCCTGGCCGTCCCCCGCGACCGGTTCGTCCCCGAGGTCGTGTGGGCGCAGGACGACGACGGCTGGTACACCCCGATCCCGGTCACCGACCCCGACCCCCAGCGGTGGCTGACCGAGGACGTCAGCATCGTCACCCAGGTGGACGACGGCCACCCCACCGGCACCGACGGCCGCGGATTCACCCCCTCCTCCAGCATCTCCCAACCCTCCCTCGTCGTCGGGATGCTGGAGGCCATGGGCGCCCGCGACGGCGACACCGTGCTGGAGATCGGCACCGGCACCGGCTACAACACCGCCCTCCTGTGCGAGCGGCTGGGCGACGAGAACGTCACCACGATCGAGATCGACCCCGACGTCGCCGAGGCCGCCCGCGCGCGGCTGCACCAGCTCGGGTACAAGCCCCGGCTGGTGGTCGGCGACGGCGCCCACCCGCCCGAAGGGCCCTACGACCGCCTGATCGCCACGGTCGCGGTCACCCGGATCCCGCCGGCGTGGGTGCGGGCGGTCGCGCCGGGCGGGATGGTGGTGGTCCCGTGGGCACCGGGCGCGGGGTTCGCCGAATCGGTGCTCCTCCGGCTGGAGGGCGGCGACGGCCAGGCGGCGGGCCGGATTGTCGGCGACGCCGCGTTCATGCTGGCGCGCTCCGACCGGCCCCCGGTGGACGAGTGGCGGACCTGGGTGGACGAGGACGACCCCGACGCCACCAGCGAGTTCATCGCGCTCAACCCGCGCGTGGTGGCCGACCGCAACCCTGGCTGGAGCGTGGTCCTGGGGTGGGCGGTGCCCGGCCTCGGCTACGCCTCCTACGAGGCCGCCCCCGACAACCACCCGGCGGCCGGCGAGGCCACCATCTACGTGTTCGATCGCGACCGCTCCTGGGCGGTCGCCGAGTACAAACTTCCCGGCGGGATGTACGAGACCCGGCGGGCCGGACCGCGCGACCTGTGGGCCGAGATCACCGCCGCGCGCGGCGCGTGGTGCCAGGCCGGGCGGCCAGGCCGGGACCGGCTCGGGCTCACCGTCACCGCGACCGGGGAACACACCCTGTGGGTGGACACCCCCGCGCACCCTCTGGCCTGTACTCCCTGA
- a CDS encoding IS30 family transposase — MGFEIRKDRGPQGRKKLERERAEYFRLMESGYSSQAACRIVGVNRRTGKRWRNGTNPTSGRPGAPPVTEAPRPSLLSGRYLNESDRIHIADRLREGASLRTIAAELGRSPSTISREVRRNRTEGARNDWHYRPHAAQARANQRRARPKPGKLVANPELRGIVQSWLEMKWSPEQISQMLRRRFPDRPDLRVCHETIYQALYVQGRGELRRELIRALRTGRAYRKPRRQAQQRQPRYATPMVMISERPAEVADRAVPGHWEGDLIIGKNHLSQIGTLVERTTRYVLLVHLPTDRTAETVRDALVTTMRTLPTQLKRSLTWDQGSELGLHYEFTMATDMPVYFCDPHSPWQRGSNENTNGLLRQYFPRGTDLSVLTRDDLDTVAAELNARPRKTLGWETPAERLARLLATAN, encoded by the coding sequence ATGGGGTTCGAGATCCGCAAGGACAGAGGGCCACAGGGCCGCAAGAAGCTAGAGCGGGAGCGGGCGGAATACTTCCGGCTCATGGAGTCGGGGTACAGCAGTCAGGCAGCTTGCCGGATCGTCGGCGTCAATCGGCGAACCGGCAAGCGGTGGAGGAACGGGACCAACCCGACCAGCGGCCGTCCAGGGGCGCCTCCGGTTACGGAGGCGCCCCGACCTTCGCTTTTGTCGGGGCGGTACCTGAACGAGTCCGACCGAATCCACATCGCCGACCGACTCCGCGAGGGCGCGTCGTTGCGGACGATCGCTGCTGAACTGGGCCGCAGTCCCTCGACGATCAGCCGGGAGGTTCGCCGCAACCGCACCGAGGGCGCCCGCAACGACTGGCACTACCGGCCGCACGCCGCCCAGGCCCGCGCCAACCAGCGTCGAGCCCGGCCCAAGCCCGGCAAGCTGGTGGCCAACCCCGAACTGCGCGGCATAGTCCAGTCCTGGCTGGAGATGAAATGGAGCCCAGAGCAGATCAGCCAGATGCTGCGGCGCCGCTTCCCCGACCGACCGGACCTGCGCGTGTGCCACGAGACCATCTACCAAGCCCTCTACGTCCAGGGCCGCGGTGAGCTGCGCCGCGAACTCATCCGAGCGCTGCGCACCGGCCGCGCCTACCGCAAGCCGCGCCGCCAGGCGCAACAGCGGCAACCGCGCTATGCCACCCCGATGGTAATGATCAGCGAGCGGCCGGCCGAAGTCGCCGACCGCGCCGTCCCGGGCCACTGGGAGGGCGACTTGATCATCGGCAAGAACCATCTGTCGCAGATAGGCACCCTGGTAGAGCGCACCACCCGCTACGTCTTGCTGGTCCACCTGCCCACCGACCGGACCGCCGAGACCGTCCGCGACGCCCTGGTCACCACCATGCGCACCCTGCCCACCCAGCTGAAACGTTCGCTCACCTGGGACCAGGGGTCAGAGCTGGGCCTGCACTACGAGTTCACCATGGCCACCGACATGCCCGTCTACTTCTGCGATCCTCACTCGCCTTGGCAGCGCGGCAGCAACGAGAACACCAACGGCCTGCTGCGCCAGTACTTCCCACGCGGCACCGACCTGTCCGTCCTCACCCGCGATGACCTGGACACCGTTGCTGCCGAACTCAACGCCAGACCGCGAAAAACGCTCGGCTGGGAGACCCCGGCCGAGCGTCTCGCTAGGCTCCTAGCGACAGCCAATTGA
- a CDS encoding ATP-binding protein: MSHPRGPSRLCAEYGNPQELNGGNADQRRLLTLPRRIPSTVADVHSVLFGPEPDQIRTARSWAWRSSGLGYDHADSLLLVLSELHTNALRHTASGLPGGTVRVDLERLPDRGFRVSVTDQGPRPGAATTVPTPASADLFAGLVTEESGRGLDLVAALSRDWGWHRDDSGPGVTVWAEVDRPGRWG; encoded by the coding sequence GTGAGTCACCCTCGGGGTCCTTCGCGGTTGTGTGCGGAGTACGGAAACCCGCAGGAGCTGAACGGCGGAAACGCCGATCAGCGTCGCCTGCTGACACTGCCGCGCCGCATCCCCTCCACTGTCGCGGACGTTCACAGCGTCCTCTTCGGTCCCGAGCCCGACCAGATCAGGACCGCGAGGAGCTGGGCGTGGCGATCGAGCGGGCTGGGCTATGACCACGCGGACTCGCTGCTGCTGGTGCTGTCGGAGCTGCACACCAACGCCCTTCGCCACACGGCGTCCGGCCTGCCCGGCGGCACGGTCCGCGTCGACTTGGAGCGGCTGCCGGACCGCGGCTTCCGGGTGAGCGTCACCGATCAAGGGCCTCGGCCCGGCGCCGCGACCACCGTCCCCACGCCGGCCAGCGCCGACCTCTTCGCCGGCCTCGTCACGGAGGAGTCGGGGCGCGGGCTCGACCTCGTTGCCGCGCTGAGCCGCGACTGGGGTTGGCACCGCGACGACAGCGGCCCCGGGGTCACGGTGTGGGCCGAGGTCGACCGGCCGGGGCGGTGGGGGTGA
- the tmk gene encoding dTMP kinase — protein MSRGLFVAIDGPGAAGKSTLLRNLTERLTGAGVPVLSTTEPSRGEIGQLARSRTHEYTGMALACLVGADRYHHLETEIRPAVNAGKVVLCDRYTLSSLVLQAGIDGVPEPVVRCINALADPPDLQIVLTAPPEVLRERLAVRGSHGRFEDDPALPSREVELYRGAAAASERAGVRTIVADTSRGPETIESLLSGLTSTIGGLWSQRHRESA, from the coding sequence ATGAGCCGAGGCTTGTTCGTCGCGATCGACGGCCCCGGCGCCGCCGGGAAGTCCACCCTGCTCCGCAACCTCACCGAACGGCTCACCGGCGCCGGGGTGCCCGTGCTGTCGACCACCGAGCCCTCACGCGGCGAGATCGGGCAGCTCGCGCGCTCGCGCACCCACGAGTACACGGGCATGGCCTTGGCGTGCCTGGTCGGCGCTGACCGCTACCACCACCTCGAAACCGAGATCCGCCCGGCCGTCAACGCCGGGAAGGTGGTGCTGTGCGACCGCTACACCCTGTCCTCGCTGGTCCTGCAAGCCGGGATCGACGGCGTGCCCGAACCGGTGGTGCGCTGCATCAACGCCCTCGCCGACCCGCCGGACCTGCAAATCGTCCTCACCGCCCCGCCCGAGGTGCTGCGCGAACGGCTCGCCGTGCGCGGCTCGCACGGACGGTTCGAGGACGACCCGGCCCTTCCCAGCCGTGAGGTCGAGCTGTACCGAGGGGCCGCCGCGGCATCCGAACGCGCCGGCGTGCGCACCATCGTCGCCGACACCTCGCGCGGACCGGAAACGATCGAGTCGCTGCTTTCAGGGCTCACCAGCACCATCGGGGGGCTATGGTCGCAACGACACCGTGAATCCGCCTGA
- a CDS encoding flavoprotein: protein MARMLYLVISAAPAPEGLAGLIESLHSTGWRVAVFSTPTGAGFHDLARIADLTGESVRVDYRRPGTGTPLAPADAVLACPLTFNSTNKFANGIADNFAISLLCEMVGYRVPTVVVPHFKPQLADHPAFQRALQTLRTMPAVTLLHDPDAPYEKRLPAWRDVVDAVHTATTGK from the coding sequence ATGGCCCGCATGCTCTACCTCGTCATCTCCGCCGCTCCAGCCCCCGAAGGGCTAGCGGGACTGATCGAATCGCTGCACAGCACGGGCTGGCGAGTGGCCGTGTTCTCGACGCCCACAGGAGCCGGTTTCCATGACCTCGCTCGTATCGCGGACCTGACTGGTGAATCGGTGCGGGTCGATTACCGCAGGCCGGGGACCGGAACTCCCTTGGCTCCTGCCGATGCTGTACTCGCGTGCCCACTCACCTTCAACTCCACCAACAAATTTGCGAACGGAATCGCAGACAACTTCGCAATTAGCCTTTTATGCGAAATGGTCGGTTATCGGGTGCCCACCGTCGTGGTCCCGCACTTCAAGCCCCAACTTGCCGATCACCCGGCCTTTCAACGTGCCTTGCAGACGCTGCGGACGATGCCGGCCGTAACCCTGCTGCACGACCCGGACGCTCCCTACGAGAAGCGTCTTCCCGCCTGGCGCGACGTAGTCGACGCAGTGCACACTGCCACTACGGGCAAGTAG
- a CDS encoding NUDIX hydrolase, producing the protein MPERYRSIIDVHVILPRGDEILLLERQGTGYCDGMLHLPSGHLDEGEPIPHGAAREAREEVGVTIDPADLSLVAVVHHRQNPDLARVGMFFLAEKWSGEPVVAEPDKAGKLVWADPRVLPWNTIPYPAEGIQAWVSGDRFALHGWPTA; encoded by the coding sequence GTGCCGGAGCGCTACCGCAGCATCATCGACGTACACGTGATCCTGCCAAGGGGAGACGAGATTCTCCTGCTGGAGCGGCAGGGAACGGGCTACTGCGACGGGATGCTGCACCTACCCTCGGGCCACCTCGACGAGGGCGAGCCGATCCCGCACGGCGCGGCCAGGGAAGCCCGAGAAGAGGTCGGCGTCACCATCGACCCGGCCGACCTGTCCCTGGTCGCCGTCGTGCATCACCGACAGAACCCGGACCTCGCCCGCGTCGGCATGTTCTTCCTTGCCGAGAAATGGTCGGGGGAACCGGTCGTCGCCGAGCCGGACAAGGCTGGCAAGCTTGTGTGGGCCGACCCGCGCGTGCTGCCGTGGAACACGATCCCCTACCCGGCCGAAGGCATCCAGGCATGGGTATCCGGGGACCGGTTCGCGCTGCATGGGTGGCCGACTGCCTGA
- a CDS encoding helix-turn-helix domain-containing protein, protein MDAATQGQIIRRARTRRGLSQAVLAGLIGRSESWLSQVERGKHKVNSHDVLTRLAEVLPVSVADLTGGEDEAPVDRRFAGATQIERAMLRYTSLESIIAETGEERTMDVARLQAEADRAYADYQATRYAEVARRLPRLIRDVEAAARGRRGDRPVACSARAQVYNTAAAVLKRVGRHDLAWQAADRAMSAAEWADDTLLAAVGAYRLAYVLVSRKRPAEAADLAMGAAYALERRMRPGTAEELSVYGGLHLAAATAAAAEYDRAAIPRFLAAAGRAADRLGGDFNHHGTAFGPTNVEMHRISTAVAVGDAQTAIDAGEVLDPSSIPVGLIGRRVQVKLDIARGYTQRRMDSAAVNSLLEAEAMAPQLVRHDPATFEVLTELLRREHRPSTPELRPLCQRAGVA, encoded by the coding sequence GTGGACGCAGCCACGCAAGGCCAGATCATCCGCCGGGCCCGCACTCGACGCGGACTCTCCCAAGCAGTTCTCGCCGGGCTCATCGGCCGGTCGGAGTCATGGCTTTCCCAGGTGGAGCGCGGCAAGCACAAGGTCAACTCCCACGACGTCCTCACCCGCCTGGCCGAAGTGCTGCCGGTCTCCGTCGCCGATCTCACCGGCGGAGAGGACGAGGCGCCCGTTGATCGCCGCTTTGCCGGAGCCACCCAGATCGAGCGCGCCATGCTGCGCTACACCAGTCTGGAGTCCATCATCGCCGAGACGGGCGAAGAGCGGACGATGGACGTAGCGCGGTTGCAAGCCGAAGCTGACCGTGCCTACGCCGACTACCAGGCGACCCGCTACGCCGAAGTCGCTCGGCGCCTGCCGCGCCTCATCCGCGACGTCGAGGCCGCCGCCCGCGGGCGCCGGGGCGATCGCCCGGTGGCGTGCTCGGCGCGCGCGCAGGTGTACAACACGGCTGCCGCTGTGCTGAAGAGAGTGGGTCGGCACGACTTGGCGTGGCAGGCCGCCGACCGCGCCATGTCCGCGGCGGAATGGGCTGATGACACGCTGCTCGCGGCCGTGGGCGCCTACCGCCTTGCCTACGTCCTGGTGTCGCGTAAGCGCCCAGCCGAAGCCGCTGACCTCGCGATGGGCGCAGCCTATGCGCTCGAACGTCGTATGCGCCCCGGAACGGCAGAAGAACTGTCGGTCTATGGCGGCCTCCACTTGGCCGCCGCCACAGCCGCCGCCGCCGAATACGACCGGGCCGCGATTCCACGGTTCCTCGCCGCGGCTGGTCGCGCTGCGGACCGCCTCGGTGGCGACTTCAACCATCACGGCACCGCCTTCGGACCGACGAACGTTGAGATGCACCGCATCAGTACGGCTGTGGCGGTAGGTGATGCCCAGACAGCGATCGACGCCGGAGAAGTGCTGGACCCGTCGTCAATCCCGGTCGGGCTGATCGGTCGCCGCGTTCAGGTGAAGCTCGACATCGCCCGCGGCTATACCCAGCGGCGCATGGACTCCGCAGCCGTGAACTCCCTGCTGGAGGCCGAAGCCATGGCGCCCCAGCTCGTCCGGCACGACCCCGCCACCTTCGAAGTGCTCACGGAGCTGCTGCGCAGGGAGCACCGTCCGTCGACTCCAGAACTCCGGCCGCTGTGCCAGCGCGCTGGGGTGGCCTGA
- a CDS encoding B12-binding domain-containing radical SAM protein, translating into MPNPSTRTNPHDLITGHDPARPLELLLVNAPLRDYAERPRVNDFTLPVLGMGYIATYAAHRGFNAGVLDGEALGLPVAAVAQAVNAVHPRWVGFNLLAPTYEISANIAAALDPEIKVLLGGHQATAMPTEILTDPRMARCEALVIGEGETRVAELLADHRNRGDLPGVMWLDPVMRQPVTGGRPGQNHHLAPPINELPFVDRRYLTQDPHHDAGRWEANMVGARGCPYDCSFCGAAVSANPDVTIRVRSAENVVAEMEQLRTAYGVTAFRFVDDLFLGARRVIKQMMDGFAAHKVGDWAVWDATGRINVLAREGDDVLDRLVKNGLREVALGIESGSERMLSYIDKRITQDMIRSTVTRLVERGISVKGYFILGFPSESRAEMRETVNLVRELWDITDRAPGRFRSSVFEFRPYPGTPEWARLMATGYYTPDQLLDYTAVDLTDQGVDEAMRGRDEFNFSSGIQFGEATVDEVRAALVELSHGEHGRRAAA; encoded by the coding sequence GTGCCCAACCCCTCGACCAGAACGAACCCTCATGACCTGATCACGGGCCACGACCCCGCCCGTCCCCTCGAACTGCTCCTGGTCAACGCCCCGTTGCGCGACTACGCCGAGCGGCCGCGCGTCAACGACTTCACGTTGCCCGTCCTGGGGATGGGTTACATCGCCACCTATGCCGCTCACCGCGGATTCAACGCCGGCGTACTCGACGGCGAGGCGCTCGGTCTGCCGGTCGCCGCCGTCGCCCAGGCCGTGAACGCCGTCCACCCGCGCTGGGTCGGGTTCAACCTGCTCGCCCCGACCTACGAGATCTCCGCGAACATCGCCGCCGCCCTCGACCCGGAGATCAAGGTCCTGCTCGGCGGCCACCAGGCCACGGCCATGCCGACCGAGATCCTCACCGATCCGCGCATGGCCCGGTGCGAGGCCCTGGTGATCGGCGAGGGTGAGACCCGCGTCGCCGAACTGCTGGCCGACCACCGCAACCGGGGCGACCTGCCCGGGGTGATGTGGCTCGACCCCGTCATGCGGCAGCCGGTGACCGGCGGCCGCCCTGGCCAGAACCACCACCTCGCCCCGCCAATCAACGAACTGCCGTTCGTCGACCGCCGGTACCTCACCCAAGACCCCCACCACGACGCCGGCCGGTGGGAAGCGAACATGGTCGGCGCGAGGGGTTGCCCGTACGACTGTAGTTTCTGCGGCGCCGCCGTCTCGGCGAACCCGGATGTGACGATCCGCGTGCGCTCGGCCGAGAACGTGGTGGCCGAGATGGAGCAGCTCCGCACCGCCTACGGAGTCACTGCGTTCCGGTTCGTTGACGACCTGTTCTTGGGCGCCCGCCGCGTCATCAAGCAGATGATGGACGGCTTCGCCGCGCACAAGGTCGGTGACTGGGCGGTCTGGGACGCCACGGGGCGGATCAACGTACTCGCCCGCGAAGGCGACGACGTCTTGGACCGGCTCGTGAAGAACGGGCTACGCGAGGTCGCCCTGGGGATCGAGTCCGGGTCCGAGCGGATGCTGTCCTACATCGACAAGCGGATCACCCAGGACATGATCCGCTCGACCGTGACCCGGCTCGTCGAGCGCGGGATCTCAGTGAAGGGGTACTTCATCCTGGGGTTCCCCAGCGAGAGCCGCGCCGAGATGCGCGAGACCGTCAATCTCGTGCGCGAACTGTGGGACATCACCGACCGAGCCCCGGGCCGGTTCCGCTCCTCGGTGTTCGAGTTCCGCCCCTACCCCGGCACCCCCGAATGGGCACGGCTCATGGCCACCGGCTACTACACTCCCGACCAGCTGCTCGACTACACGGCGGTGGACCTCACCGACCAAGGCGTAGACGAGGCCATGCGGGGCCGCGACGAGTTCAACTTCTCCAGCGGTATCCAGTTCGGCGAGGCCACCGTGGACGAGGTCCGCGCCGCCCTGGTCGAACTGTCCCACGGCGAGCACGGGCGGAGGGCCGCCGCATGA
- a CDS encoding endonuclease/exonuclease/phosphatase family protein, producing MALKIMSLNIQHGGILDPAGNPDDRWPDLAKIINRQRPDILLLQELMDWDRHLYAQLYRAQADLAMMAAGLTWGRAGGGGGTFYRPDTVTQVGWADKFSRELYAGLGVALFAVPGLPERLTVVNTHLTTVGPEAAVPEAMRAADRVVRYSPYGVLAGDINVHPLCDGGQAPDPSTVKPLDYAARWTADGEPDRRVATGLYRAGLVDVADYIARRTGNQAHYAATGHGGIRVDQAHVTRALVPMLVGYERIDTGDASDHDGFVVTVDPAAAGRADAPVTPAEEEAREAEVRAAM from the coding sequence TTGGCCTTGAAGATCATGTCCCTCAACATCCAGCACGGCGGCATCCTCGACCCGGCGGGAAACCCGGACGACCGGTGGCCCGACCTCGCGAAGATCATCAACCGGCAGCGCCCCGACATCCTCCTCCTCCAGGAGCTCATGGATTGGGACCGCCACCTCTACGCCCAGCTCTACCGCGCCCAGGCCGACCTCGCGATGATGGCGGCCGGCCTGACGTGGGGACGGGCGGGCGGCGGTGGCGGCACCTTCTACCGGCCCGACACGGTCACCCAAGTGGGGTGGGCCGACAAGTTCAGCCGGGAGCTGTACGCCGGTCTCGGCGTGGCCCTGTTCGCCGTGCCCGGGTTGCCGGAGCGCCTGACCGTGGTCAACACGCACCTCACGACGGTCGGCCCCGAGGCCGCGGTCCCCGAGGCGATGCGGGCGGCCGACCGGGTGGTCAGGTACAGCCCCTACGGGGTCCTGGCAGGCGACATCAACGTGCACCCGCTGTGCGACGGCGGACAGGCGCCGGACCCAAGCACGGTGAAGCCGCTGGACTACGCCGCCAGGTGGACGGCCGACGGTGAGCCGGACCGGCGGGTGGCCACGGGGCTCTACCGCGCCGGCCTGGTGGACGTCGCCGACTACATCGCCCGCCGCACCGGCAACCAGGCCCACTACGCGGCGACCGGGCATGGCGGGATCCGGGTGGACCAGGCTCATGTCACCCGCGCCCTGGTGCCGATGCTGGTCGGGTACGAGCGGATCGACACCGGGGACGCGAGCGACCACGACGGGTTCGTGGTCACGGTGGATCCGGCGGCGGCGGGGAGGGCTGACGCGCCGGTGACCCCGGCGGAGGAGGAGGCGCGCGAGGCGGAGGTGCGCGCCGCGATGTGA
- a CDS encoding helix-turn-helix domain-containing protein, translating to MHHDTPSDPTPPEHAQTIGTRLTELRNRRGLTQEALAEQTGLSVGVIRKIENARGGARMETYRLIADALGVETIVFAVPGSPAPQPSTHQDTALAEIRAAINPPAGMRGPIMPRGLDTPDLGMLADATKILAQHYERDEYDTVARMAPAVVRAAHLHVNLLDGDDQAAARRLRSDVLGVAGRWLIQVREHDLALVALRDALSDALAVDDTPRAARAISSEAWALLRQGRFAEVETLCSTSADMIEPSKITKASPDELSAWGWLLLRASAAAVRNNRPAEANMFHRHAMSAAAAVGREVRNPIGQTFGPMTVALKGPENALVSEKPDLALRLAEELPWNAGVSMRSDMHRHGIDKARAHFKLGNVDDAEQLLQELRVEAPEWLRHQQSARDAVEDMINDKKRRPSRTLVDLAKFLQVSL from the coding sequence ATGCACCACGATACCCCCTCAGACCCCACCCCCCCAGAGCACGCGCAGACCATCGGAACCCGCCTGACCGAACTCCGAAATCGCCGCGGGCTCACCCAAGAAGCACTCGCAGAACAGACCGGGCTCAGCGTCGGAGTCATCCGCAAGATCGAGAACGCCCGCGGGGGCGCCCGCATGGAGACCTACCGCCTGATCGCGGATGCTCTCGGCGTGGAGACGATCGTTTTCGCGGTCCCCGGCTCCCCGGCACCGCAGCCGTCCACTCACCAGGACACCGCCCTGGCCGAGATCCGCGCGGCGATCAACCCGCCCGCTGGGATGCGCGGCCCCATCATGCCGCGCGGCCTGGACACCCCGGACCTCGGCATGCTCGCCGACGCCACGAAGATTCTGGCCCAGCACTACGAGCGTGACGAGTACGACACCGTCGCCCGCATGGCCCCGGCCGTGGTCCGGGCTGCTCATCTCCACGTGAATCTCCTGGACGGAGACGACCAGGCGGCGGCCCGCCGTCTGCGGTCGGACGTGCTCGGCGTGGCCGGCCGGTGGTTGATCCAGGTCCGCGAACACGATCTTGCTTTGGTGGCGCTGCGGGATGCCCTGTCCGACGCGCTGGCGGTGGACGACACCCCGCGCGCGGCTCGCGCTATCTCGTCGGAAGCGTGGGCGCTGCTGCGGCAGGGGCGATTCGCCGAGGTCGAAACGCTGTGCTCCACTTCGGCCGACATGATCGAGCCCTCGAAAATCACGAAGGCCAGCCCCGATGAGCTGTCCGCGTGGGGGTGGCTGCTACTGCGGGCGTCGGCGGCGGCGGTCCGCAACAACCGGCCGGCCGAGGCGAACATGTTCCACCGGCACGCCATGTCGGCGGCGGCGGCGGTGGGGAGGGAAGTGAGGAACCCCATCGGTCAAACGTTTGGGCCAATGACGGTCGCCCTGAAAGGCCCAGAGAACGCTTTGGTGTCCGAAAAGCCGGATTTGGCGTTGCGGCTGGCGGAAGAGCTTCCGTGGAACGCCGGGGTGTCGATGCGGTCGGATATGCACCGGCACGGAATCGACAAAGCCCGCGCGCACTTCAAGCTGGGCAACGTCGACGATGCGGAACAGCTCCTTCAGGAACTCCGGGTGGAGGCCCCGGAGTGGCTGCGGCACCAGCAGTCCGCGCGGGACGCGGTTGAAGACATGATCAACGACAAGAAGCGCCGCCCGAGCCGGACCCTGGTTGACCTCGCTAAATTCCTCCAGGTGTCCTTGTAA
- a CDS encoding DNA-3-methyladenine glycosylase family protein yields the protein MNRSDTMRILCEHPAWNNGRRLVRTANGVSLASASAAGIELSTPGPAIDVYDPADLSDRAPEPLRRGLEAHGPVARLRTPDLWEAVATAIIRQVIRADQARLMYQRFTSTYGEPAEASRVFPAPKVVLALADEAFTGLGMAFKRDPLRAAAQAVLDHGEKWEQAPPSDLVGELQAVPRIGPWTAGAAVADFTGDFSLYPYGDMAVRKYARQTFPDLDLPDQEAAFAARWSSYSNSSYELSVVTALTLALGGERAQPLDQNEPS from the coding sequence ATGAATCGGAGTGACACCATGCGCATCCTGTGCGAACACCCCGCCTGGAACAACGGCCGCCGCCTCGTCCGCACGGCCAACGGCGTCTCGCTGGCATCAGCGAGCGCCGCCGGGATCGAACTGTCTACGCCTGGCCCCGCCATCGATGTCTACGACCCCGCCGATCTCTCCGACCGCGCCCCCGAACCACTGCGCCGAGGGCTCGAAGCCCATGGCCCCGTCGCCCGGCTCCGCACCCCCGACCTGTGGGAAGCCGTCGCGACCGCGATCATCCGGCAGGTCATCCGCGCCGACCAGGCCCGCCTCATGTACCAGCGCTTCACCAGTACCTACGGCGAACCCGCCGAGGCCAGCCGGGTCTTCCCCGCTCCCAAGGTGGTGCTGGCCCTTGCCGACGAGGCGTTCACCGGGCTCGGGATGGCGTTCAAACGCGACCCGCTCCGCGCGGCCGCCCAGGCGGTGCTCGACCACGGCGAAAAGTGGGAGCAGGCGCCCCCCTCCGACCTCGTCGGCGAACTACAAGCCGTTCCCCGGATCGGCCCGTGGACGGCCGGCGCCGCCGTCGCCGACTTCACCGGCGACTTCTCCCTCTACCCCTACGGCGACATGGCCGTGCGCAAGTACGCCCGGCAGACCTTCCCCGACCTCGATCTTCCCGACCAGGAAGCCGCGTTCGCGGCTCGCTGGTCCTCCTACAGCAATTCCTCCTACGAACTGTCCGTTGTGACCGCACTCACTCTCGCCCTGGGAGGCGAACGTGCCCAACCCCTCGACCAGAACGAACCCTCATGA